The following proteins are encoded in a genomic region of Tenuifilum sp. 4138str:
- the thiS gene encoding sulfur carrier protein ThiS codes for MDITLNNLPEHIDTNKATITVNELLAIKRFTFRMLVVKVNGKLIKKDEYSMATIKDGDDVQVIHLISGG; via the coding sequence ATGGATATTACACTTAATAATCTGCCGGAACATATTGATACCAATAAGGCTACTATCACCGTTAACGAGCTTCTGGCGATTAAACGTTTTACGTTTAGGATGCTGGTGGTGAAGGTGAATGGTAAACTGATTAAAAAGGACGAATATAGCATGGCAACCATCAAGGATGGCGATGATGTGCAGGTTATCCACCTGATAAGCGGAGGTTAA
- a CDS encoding FtsB family cell division protein, translating into MPANEITFWKWFLPKLRNKFFLTTLIFAIWMLIFDSSNWIEMFAAKRRIKGLEEEKVYYLQKIEEDKKKIKELRTNAENLEKFAREQYLMKKPNEDIFIVDENDL; encoded by the coding sequence ATGCCAGCGAATGAGATTACTTTCTGGAAATGGTTTCTACCCAAACTTAGGAATAAGTTTTTCCTCACTACCCTAATTTTTGCTATTTGGATGCTGATTTTTGATAGCAGCAACTGGATAGAAATGTTTGCCGCTAAGCGCAGAATCAAGGGTCTTGAGGAAGAGAAAGTGTACTACCTCCAGAAAATTGAAGAGGATAAGAAGAAGATTAAGGAGTTACGCACCAATGCCGAGAACCTCGAAAAGTTTGCCCGGGAGCAGTACCTTATGAAAAAGCCAAACGAGGATATTTTTATTGTTGACGAAAACGATTTGTAG